One genomic window of Agrobacterium tumefaciens includes the following:
- a CDS encoding ABC transporter substrate-binding protein, with protein sequence MKIGTSPLLLAGALLALAPAVLAQSSSTPVFGGTLKIAVYEAPVCVDPIQITNFTPLNIARNFAISLTDQDPVTGAVKPWAAESWEINADATEYTYHLRKDITYADGQKLDAKSVKANLENIRNKIGPKANRPYNYLTYYAGSDIVDDYTIRIKFSHPSGHFLTAASSAWLALYSDATLAKTAEERCAGALISAGPFNLTKWSQLEGATLERREDYTWASPSSKNPGKPYLEKIEFVIAPEDNVRTGLLESGEVQLITNVNVSDQPTLEAAGFTLDVGRNPGTPFGPQFNVKTPILSDVKVRQALLHAVDRQEMIAAIESPKAVPATGVLVNSVPGAIDQSADIAYDPDLANKLLDEAGWTELDANGVRVKDGKPLRIVLSGYGQYRSQAEYIQQAAKKIGVDLALELIPDGSDIVTNILNPHKFEIIFGNATEADPDVLRSYYGPEQRNVPNSDDEWLKKAVIEQLALSKPEDRFAKIAEIQRHIVDQAYANPLYPVTQVFARDAKLKGALPDVLVRLRLEAAWLEQ encoded by the coding sequence ATGAAAATCGGTACCTCTCCCCTTCTCTTAGCTGGCGCTCTGTTGGCGCTCGCTCCGGCTGTACTCGCACAATCCTCGAGTACCCCGGTTTTCGGCGGCACCCTCAAGATCGCTGTCTATGAGGCTCCGGTCTGCGTGGACCCGATCCAGATTACGAATTTCACGCCGCTCAACATAGCGCGCAACTTCGCGATCTCTCTGACCGATCAGGATCCCGTGACCGGCGCGGTCAAGCCATGGGCGGCGGAAAGCTGGGAAATCAATGCTGACGCCACGGAATATACCTATCATCTGCGCAAGGACATCACCTATGCGGATGGACAGAAGCTCGATGCAAAATCGGTCAAGGCCAACCTTGAGAACATTCGCAACAAAATCGGCCCGAAAGCGAACAGACCCTATAATTATCTGACCTATTACGCCGGCAGCGACATTGTCGACGATTATACGATCAGGATAAAATTCTCGCATCCGTCCGGCCATTTCCTGACCGCCGCGTCCTCGGCATGGCTTGCGCTTTATTCCGATGCGACGCTTGCGAAAACCGCCGAAGAGCGCTGCGCGGGCGCGCTGATCAGCGCCGGTCCCTTCAATCTGACGAAATGGTCGCAGCTTGAAGGCGCGACGCTGGAACGGCGCGAGGATTACACATGGGCCTCGCCAAGTTCCAAAAATCCCGGCAAGCCCTATCTCGAAAAGATCGAATTCGTCATCGCGCCGGAGGACAATGTCCGCACCGGACTGCTGGAATCCGGCGAGGTCCAGCTCATCACCAATGTCAACGTCTCCGATCAACCAACGCTGGAAGCCGCAGGCTTCACGCTCGACGTGGGCCGCAACCCCGGCACACCGTTCGGGCCTCAGTTCAACGTCAAGACGCCGATCCTGAGCGACGTGAAGGTACGGCAGGCATTGCTGCACGCCGTCGACCGTCAGGAAATGATCGCCGCTATCGAAAGCCCCAAGGCGGTTCCCGCGACCGGCGTGCTCGTCAACTCGGTTCCGGGCGCAATCGACCAGAGCGCGGACATCGCCTATGATCCCGATCTCGCCAACAAGCTGCTCGACGAGGCGGGCTGGACGGAACTCGACGCCAACGGCGTCCGCGTCAAGGACGGCAAACCGCTGCGCATCGTCCTGAGCGGCTATGGCCAGTATCGCAGCCAGGCTGAATACATCCAGCAGGCCGCGAAGAAGATCGGCGTCGATCTGGCGCTTGAACTGATCCCGGATGGCAGCGACATCGTCACCAATATCCTCAATCCGCACAAGTTTGAGATCATCTTCGGCAACGCCACCGAGGCCGACCCGGACGTCCTGCGTTCCTACTACGGGCCGGAACAGCGCAATGTCCCCAATTCGGACGACGAATGGCTGAAGAAAGCCGTCATCGAGCAGCTTGCGCTCAGCAAGCCGGAAGACCGCTTCGCCAAGATCGCCGAGATACAGCGTCATATCGTCGATCAAGCCTATGCCAATCCGCTATATCCGGTCACGCAGGTCTTCGCCCGTGACGCCAAGCTGAAGGGCGCGCTGCCGGATGTTCTGGTCCGCCTGCGCCTCGAAGCGGCATGGCTGGAACAATGA
- a CDS encoding ABC transporter permease — protein sequence MPYIVLRRLLQAIFVAWASFTLAFAILYWLPGDPVAIMIGPDAHLDATELAKLRAQYGFDRPLIVQYLDALWRAVHLDFGTSLVTGKDVTASIAAAAPVTAGLALVSLTLAIAFGTLFAVLSLDLPGFPRLGFIVSKFPAVFVAIPTFVVGLLLLQIFAFKLHWLPATGSKSWSTLVLPAITLAVPGSGILGQVLAKSLRRAYAESVVRTLRARGYSELRILRHALRQASLPAFTMAGLIVGGTIASSVVTETVFSRQGIGRLMQMGVTNKDINLVCGLIVFSALVYVVINLVVDLLYPVLDPRVKS from the coding sequence TTGCCTTATATTGTCCTGCGCCGGCTGCTTCAGGCTATTTTCGTTGCATGGGCAAGCTTCACGCTCGCCTTCGCCATCCTCTACTGGCTACCGGGCGATCCGGTGGCAATCATGATCGGGCCAGACGCGCATCTCGACGCGACGGAACTGGCGAAGCTGCGCGCGCAATACGGTTTCGACCGTCCCTTGATCGTGCAATATTTGGACGCGCTCTGGCGCGCCGTTCATCTCGATTTCGGCACATCGCTGGTGACAGGCAAAGATGTGACTGCAAGCATCGCGGCGGCCGCCCCGGTAACGGCGGGACTCGCCCTTGTCAGCCTGACGCTGGCCATCGCTTTCGGCACGCTGTTCGCGGTTCTGTCGCTGGACCTGCCCGGCTTTCCGCGTCTCGGCTTCATCGTCTCCAAATTTCCCGCCGTCTTCGTAGCGATACCAACCTTCGTGGTCGGCCTGCTGCTGTTGCAGATATTTGCCTTCAAGCTGCACTGGCTGCCCGCGACAGGCAGCAAATCATGGTCCACGCTTGTTCTGCCCGCGATTACGCTGGCGGTGCCCGGCTCGGGGATTCTGGGACAGGTTCTCGCCAAGAGCCTGCGGCGGGCCTATGCGGAAAGCGTCGTGCGAACCTTGCGCGCGCGCGGCTATTCCGAGTTGCGGATACTCCGCCACGCGCTGCGTCAGGCGTCATTACCCGCCTTCACTATGGCGGGCCTGATCGTCGGCGGCACCATCGCCAGTTCTGTCGTGACGGAAACGGTCTTTTCACGTCAGGGCATAGGGCGGCTGATGCAAATGGGCGTGACGAACAAGGACATCAATCTGGTCTGCGGGCTGATCGTCTTCTCCGCGCTCGTCTATGTCGTCATCAATCTTGTCGTGGACCTGCTCTATCCCGTTCTCGACCCAAGGGTGAAATCATGA
- a CDS encoding ABC transporter permease, whose amino-acid sequence MSDISPEAAFFEARDVGAAIVRRHWAAILAFAYLAVLALWVAFPSAFTIHDPLGVAVTSKLLPPSAEHWFGTDHLGRDVLTRIIFGTQNSLMATLIAVLIGLVVGSAVGLISGFGPERLDAAIMRVVDVLLAIPNLLLSLAIVTALGFGLVPVAIAVGIGSVGSFARIMRSEVIRVKKLPFVESARLLGASPADVAIRHVLPHSWGPVVALSAIEFGAAVLSVSALSFLGFGAPPPEIEWGLLVSEGRKFISAAWWLIAFPSLFIVLTVVAANVVGQFLEERLGQAY is encoded by the coding sequence ATGAGCGACATTTCCCCGGAAGCCGCCTTCTTCGAAGCCCGCGATGTGGGCGCGGCCATCGTCCGAAGACACTGGGCGGCCATTCTCGCATTCGCCTATCTTGCCGTCCTGGCCCTATGGGTGGCATTTCCGTCGGCATTCACCATCCACGATCCACTTGGCGTCGCTGTTACCTCGAAGCTGCTGCCACCCTCCGCGGAACATTGGTTCGGCACCGATCATCTCGGACGCGACGTGCTGACGCGCATCATTTTCGGAACGCAGAATTCGCTGATGGCGACGCTTATCGCCGTGCTGATCGGTCTTGTCGTCGGCTCCGCCGTCGGGCTGATCTCGGGCTTCGGGCCGGAACGCCTCGATGCCGCGATCATGCGTGTGGTCGATGTGCTGCTCGCCATTCCCAACCTGCTGCTCAGCCTCGCCATCGTCACCGCCCTCGGTTTCGGGCTGGTTCCCGTGGCGATAGCCGTCGGCATCGGCTCCGTGGGAAGCTTCGCCCGCATCATGCGCTCGGAGGTAATCCGGGTGAAAAAGCTGCCTTTCGTCGAATCCGCGCGCCTGCTTGGTGCGTCCCCCGCCGATGTGGCGATACGCCATGTGCTTCCGCACTCATGGGGGCCGGTGGTGGCGCTTTCCGCCATCGAATTCGGCGCGGCCGTGCTTTCCGTCTCAGCCTTGAGCTTTCTCGGTTTCGGCGCGCCCCCGCCCGAAATCGAATGGGGCCTGCTCGTCTCCGAGGGCCGAAAATTCATCAGCGCCGCATGGTGGCTGATCGCATTTCCAAGCCTTTTCATTGTTCTGACCGTCGTGGCGGCCAATGTTGTCGGGCAATTCCTGGAGGAACGACTTGGACAGGCATATTGA
- a CDS encoding ABC transporter ATP-binding protein — protein MLSGNSWRNDLDRHIDFPGAETDRGILLDIDRLSFWYGDAGQKAPTLDAVSLKVLKGEVVALVGESGSGKSTLINCVIGLHAGHDTRVEAEALRFQQTDLRDLSEREWRRLRGRHIAYVSQDPTGSLNPLTTVGDQLQEALRFFHPNLGRAEAKREALELMRKVGFAEPQNIYGRYPHQLSGGMNQRISIAAALCGEPELLLADEPTSALDVSVQKQVLDHLEKLVVETGTAMLFITHDLAVAADRAERIVVLQHGHVREEGPVETVLASPRHGYTRQLLAAAPFLQDIGEPEKDVGNQAPEKTDSATGENRLLNIEGLEKHFGDHDGSRFTAVGGINLHVDRQETVCVVGESGSGKTTLARLILKLTAADAGNVHFNGYDVRHLSGAALKQYRREAQMVYQNPFASLDLRYNVREILCEPLRIHGIGSRSERRGEASRMLDLVGLPEKFLERRPGELSGGQRQRVAIARALITSPKLLILDEAVSALDVSVQERILELLRSIQQELGLAYLFITHDLSVVHNFSDRVYVMKRGEVVESGSTASVFDAPQHDYTRLLLASAPGQLARGKVENSAAVEPERPYGPAPIVVAR, from the coding sequence ATGTTGTCGGGCAATTCCTGGAGGAACGACTTGGACAGGCATATTGATTTCCCCGGTGCCGAAACGGATCGCGGCATCCTGCTCGACATCGACAGGCTGTCGTTCTGGTATGGCGACGCGGGCCAGAAAGCGCCGACCTTGGACGCGGTTTCGCTGAAAGTGCTCAAAGGAGAAGTCGTCGCGCTGGTCGGCGAATCCGGCTCGGGCAAATCGACCCTCATCAATTGCGTGATCGGACTTCACGCCGGCCACGATACGCGCGTCGAAGCGGAGGCGCTGCGCTTTCAGCAAACGGATTTGCGAGACCTCTCCGAGCGCGAATGGCGCAGGCTGCGTGGGCGGCATATCGCCTATGTCTCGCAAGACCCAACGGGATCGCTCAACCCGCTTACGACGGTCGGCGACCAGCTTCAGGAAGCCCTGCGTTTCTTCCACCCCAACCTTGGACGCGCGGAAGCGAAACGCGAGGCGCTGGAACTGATGCGCAAAGTGGGCTTCGCCGAACCGCAGAATATTTATGGCCGCTATCCACACCAGCTTTCAGGTGGCATGAACCAGCGCATCTCCATCGCCGCCGCCCTGTGCGGCGAGCCGGAATTGCTTCTTGCCGACGAACCCACCAGCGCGCTCGACGTTTCCGTGCAGAAGCAGGTGCTGGACCATCTGGAAAAGCTGGTCGTCGAAACCGGAACCGCCATGCTTTTCATCACCCACGATCTCGCCGTCGCGGCGGATCGGGCCGAACGCATCGTGGTGCTGCAACATGGGCATGTCCGGGAGGAAGGCCCCGTCGAAACGGTTCTGGCCTCGCCCCGGCATGGCTATACACGGCAATTGCTGGCGGCCGCACCGTTTCTCCAAGATATCGGCGAACCCGAAAAGGACGTAGGCAACCAAGCACCGGAGAAGACGGATAGTGCGACCGGCGAGAATCGCCTCCTTAATATCGAGGGACTCGAGAAGCATTTCGGCGACCACGACGGCAGCCGCTTCACCGCCGTCGGCGGCATCAACCTGCATGTCGACCGGCAGGAAACGGTTTGTGTCGTCGGTGAGTCCGGCTCTGGCAAGACCACGCTGGCGCGACTGATACTCAAGCTGACGGCAGCCGATGCTGGCAATGTCCACTTCAATGGATATGACGTACGCCATCTGTCCGGCGCGGCGCTCAAGCAATACAGGCGCGAGGCGCAGATGGTTTACCAGAACCCGTTCGCCTCGCTCGATCTGCGCTATAATGTCCGAGAAATTCTTTGCGAACCGCTCAGGATTCACGGCATCGGAAGCCGGAGCGAACGGCGCGGCGAAGCAAGCCGCATGCTCGATCTGGTCGGCCTTCCTGAAAAATTCCTGGAACGACGACCGGGCGAATTGTCCGGCGGGCAAAGGCAGCGCGTTGCAATTGCCCGCGCGCTCATCACTTCGCCAAAACTGTTGATCCTGGACGAAGCCGTGTCCGCGCTGGACGTATCGGTGCAGGAGCGCATTCTGGAACTGCTGCGCTCGATCCAGCAGGAACTGGGGCTGGCCTACCTGTTCATCACCCATGACTTGTCGGTGGTCCACAATTTCTCCGACCGCGTCTATGTCATGAAGCGCGGTGAAGTCGTCGAATCCGGCAGCACGGCATCCGTCTTCGACGCGCCGCAACACGATTATACGCGGCTCCTTCTGGCGTCCGCCCCCGGACAGTTGGCGCGCGGCAAAGTCGAGAACAGCGCAGCGGTTGAACCAGAACGTCCCTATGGACCGGCCCCCATCGTGGTGGCGCGATGA
- a CDS encoding LLM class flavin-dependent oxidoreductase has product MSIDAEEALRQLSALQTRDAKLPRPAADFLLIRDHPAGGNGEDVQAQLVASFAAGRLDGIGIVPEIDVFRGDPYLVARAIASLDILSKGRAGFIPLTAPVDLLDIGYARTASDAEYVAEFVAVVDSLWNNWQPGALARDWKNNRYIDRNRIREANHEGPYFLVKGPLPTPTAVQDTPPVIARRHPAHAGIADRASALIHDGAATAGQGESPALLEILLDSPSLPDSFAAHMGVVLRAEGGFADWAELVDRTHRAHARLDLKWRPSDGTLADILARPATSISEISHV; this is encoded by the coding sequence TTGAGTATCGACGCTGAAGAGGCGCTGCGCCAGCTGTCGGCGCTGCAAACGCGTGATGCGAAGCTCCCGCGTCCTGCCGCCGACTTTCTTCTGATCCGCGACCACCCTGCGGGCGGGAACGGCGAGGATGTGCAGGCGCAGCTTGTCGCCTCGTTTGCTGCCGGGCGGCTGGACGGCATCGGCATCGTGCCCGAAATCGACGTCTTTCGCGGTGACCCCTATCTGGTCGCGCGCGCCATCGCCAGCCTCGACATATTGTCGAAAGGACGCGCCGGTTTCATTCCCCTCACCGCACCTGTTGATTTGCTCGACATAGGCTATGCCAGGACCGCCTCGGACGCGGAATATGTCGCCGAATTCGTCGCCGTCGTCGATAGTCTCTGGAATAACTGGCAGCCGGGCGCTCTGGCGCGTGACTGGAAAAACAACCGCTATATCGACCGCAATCGCATTCGCGAAGCCAATCATGAAGGGCCGTATTTCTTGGTCAAGGGACCGTTGCCGACGCCAACCGCGGTGCAGGACACCCCGCCGGTGATCGCGCGCCGCCATCCGGCCCATGCCGGGATCGCAGACAGAGCGTCTGCCTTGATCCATGACGGGGCGGCAACCGCCGGTCAGGGCGAAAGCCCTGCGCTTCTGGAAATATTGCTCGATTCCCCGTCTCTCCCTGACTCCTTCGCCGCCCACATGGGCGTTGTCCTGCGCGCCGAAGGCGGGTTTGCCGACTGGGCGGAGCTTGTCGATCGCACCCACCGGGCGCATGCGCGGCTCGACCTTAAATGGCGGCCATCTGACGGCACCCTCGCGGATATTCTTGCCCGCCCTGCAACATCGATTTCGGAAATATCCCATGTCTGA
- a CDS encoding LLM class flavin-dependent oxidoreductase translates to MSDKRRVRIAAQYNAEDPFEIWHPDLAAELNTEVSFRHAATTYHEGLFDFYFQAETAALPSGENGIPDAKVIGRLDNLTTQSWLAALYPDLGFVATINTGNNVPYDLARKLHSFDLITNGRSGWNVVLGGNPKAHLNHRAKAVPEQSVDRYELGREIVDSVIESLTGQRPAGSQPQHFPAPAGRLLPPTRQGAPFTIQAGDSGRSRDLAASYADGLYTHYADEINGRAFRSDLHERLRAKGRDPEQFKIYSRLAVLVGENDADARDRHKALLPYQLHEKLVVEYVTEIWGKSFTELDIDGPLPNDAPTKGHTVNLGLSYGLYLDGPADKAVERLRRISAEHGGAGLRETLVLAAGTHYIHGGPVTVAGELRRLVEAGATDGFVIAPHSAPDWLKDFVNRVVPVLQDWGVYATEYHDETLRERVLREVAA, encoded by the coding sequence ATGTCTGACAAACGCCGCGTCCGCATCGCCGCCCAGTACAATGCCGAAGACCCTTTTGAAATCTGGCACCCCGATCTCGCCGCCGAACTGAACACGGAAGTCTCCTTCCGTCATGCCGCCACCACATACCACGAAGGACTGTTCGATTTCTATTTTCAGGCGGAAACCGCCGCCCTGCCCTCGGGCGAGAACGGCATTCCCGACGCGAAGGTCATCGGCCGGCTCGACAATCTGACGACGCAATCATGGCTGGCCGCGCTCTATCCCGATCTCGGCTTCGTCGCCACGATCAACACCGGCAACAACGTGCCTTACGATCTGGCGCGCAAGCTGCACAGCTTCGATCTCATCACCAACGGGCGCTCCGGCTGGAATGTCGTCCTTGGCGGCAATCCCAAGGCGCATCTCAACCACCGCGCCAAGGCGGTGCCGGAACAATCCGTCGATCGCTATGAACTCGGGCGCGAGATCGTGGACAGCGTCATCGAGTCACTGACCGGACAAAGGCCAGCCGGTTCTCAACCGCAGCATTTTCCAGCACCCGCCGGTCGTCTTCTGCCGCCAACCCGACAGGGCGCGCCCTTCACCATTCAGGCGGGAGATTCCGGTCGCAGCCGCGATCTCGCCGCCTCCTATGCCGACGGTCTCTACACGCATTATGCCGACGAGATCAACGGCCGCGCCTTCCGCAGTGACCTGCATGAACGCCTGCGTGCCAAGGGACGTGACCCGGAACAATTCAAGATCTACTCACGTTTAGCCGTGCTTGTCGGCGAAAACGACGCGGATGCGCGCGATCGCCACAAGGCGTTGTTGCCCTATCAGCTTCATGAAAAGCTCGTGGTGGAGTATGTCACAGAAATTTGGGGCAAAAGCTTCACCGAACTGGATATCGATGGGCCACTACCCAACGACGCCCCCACTAAGGGCCATACGGTCAATCTCGGTCTCTCCTACGGTCTCTATCTCGACGGACCGGCCGACAAGGCGGTCGAGCGGCTACGCCGCATTTCGGCGGAACATGGCGGCGCGGGCTTGCGCGAGACGTTGGTGCTCGCGGCCGGAACCCATTACATCCACGGCGGGCCTGTGACTGTGGCCGGAGAACTGCGTCGCCTGGTCGAAGCGGGCGCGACAGACGGCTTCGTCATCGCACCCCATTCCGCGCCCGATTGGCTGAAGGATTTCGTCAATCGCGTGGTTCCGGTTCTGCAGGACTGGGGCGTTTACGCTACGGAATATCACGATGAAACGCTGCGGGAACGCGTGTTACGTGAGGTCGCGGCGTAA
- a CDS encoding transporter substrate-binding domain-containing protein, translating into MGNIQNGRNRPSKIRTLSAAFLLLSGATAFASDVATIADSPYQGKKLIISMQYDWEPLSFKDDSGNPTGYFYDIATEAAKRLGATVEITSGDFAAVIPAIQSGKFDTAVGLDATVARQEVVDVVSHVIAGYRLLVPAKSTTPDTQDLTAFCGLTIALLASHPAQGTFEETSKKCEAEGKKPITVSLYPDRAATFLAVKSVRADGTAGYTGENGWLLRKDPDLKVIGPIFDTTYAGVPLKKGSEGAVFWQKAINSLIADGTYAKILTKYGVEDVAIPESLINPAK; encoded by the coding sequence ATGGGCAACATACAGAACGGCCGCAATCGACCATCGAAAATCAGAACGCTTTCCGCCGCGTTCCTTCTTCTGAGCGGAGCAACCGCTTTTGCCAGCGATGTCGCAACGATTGCGGATTCTCCCTATCAGGGAAAGAAACTCATCATCTCGATGCAGTATGATTGGGAACCTCTGTCTTTCAAGGACGATAGCGGCAATCCGACAGGCTACTTCTACGATATTGCGACCGAGGCAGCGAAGCGTTTGGGGGCAACGGTCGAGATCACGTCGGGCGATTTTGCCGCCGTCATCCCCGCCATTCAGTCCGGCAAATTCGATACCGCTGTAGGCCTCGATGCGACCGTCGCGCGCCAGGAAGTTGTCGATGTCGTTTCACATGTGATCGCCGGTTATCGTCTGCTGGTCCCGGCCAAGAGCACTACTCCGGACACGCAAGATCTCACCGCCTTCTGCGGCCTGACCATCGCGCTTCTGGCAAGCCACCCGGCGCAGGGCACATTCGAGGAAACGTCGAAGAAGTGCGAGGCGGAAGGCAAGAAGCCGATCACGGTCAGCCTCTATCCGGATCGTGCCGCAACATTCCTCGCCGTCAAGTCCGTCCGCGCTGACGGCACCGCCGGCTACACCGGCGAGAACGGCTGGCTTCTGCGCAAGGATCCAGATCTCAAGGTTATCGGTCCGATCTTCGATACGACCTATGCCGGCGTTCCGCTTAAAAAGGGTTCTGAAGGCGCTGTCTTCTGGCAGAAGGCGATCAACTCGCTCATCGCCGACGGAACCTACGCGAAAATCCTCACCAAGTATGGCGTTGAGGATGTTGCCATTCCGGAATCCCTCATCAATCCGGCAAAATGA
- a CDS encoding amino acid ABC transporter permease has translation MTAALALLLVVWFIDVLLRNPAFEWAIVIRYIFEPSIMRGLVTTLWLTGAVTLLSVLFGTLIAAARLSPNFVLQIGAWGYVWIFRSTPLLVQLLFWFNIGYLFPKIGFGLPWLTPFIEIDSRDLISPIASALLGLTLHMTSYASEIIRGGIMAVPSGQIEAAEVLGLSPTRIFTRIILPQSMRSIIPSIGNLLIDTLKSTSVISVLAVPDLLYSVQLIYNKTYKVVPLLMVATLWYITVTTILSSLQYYIERYFARGSARELPPTPLQRARGMAADFFRRLRDKPAATQPEHKRDHDAVIGRS, from the coding sequence GTGACTGCGGCGTTGGCTCTTCTCCTCGTCGTCTGGTTTATCGATGTGCTGTTGCGCAATCCCGCTTTCGAGTGGGCAATCGTGATCCGCTACATCTTTGAGCCGAGCATCATGCGCGGGCTGGTTACCACCCTGTGGCTGACGGGAGCCGTAACTTTGCTGAGCGTATTGTTCGGCACCCTGATTGCTGCGGCCCGGCTTTCCCCCAATTTCGTGCTGCAAATCGGAGCGTGGGGATATGTCTGGATTTTCCGCTCGACGCCTCTTCTTGTGCAATTGCTGTTCTGGTTCAATATCGGCTATCTCTTTCCGAAAATCGGTTTCGGATTGCCGTGGCTGACGCCCTTTATCGAGATCGACTCCAGGGATCTCATCAGCCCGATTGCTTCTGCGCTTCTCGGCCTGACCTTGCACATGACATCCTATGCCTCGGAAATTATCCGTGGCGGCATCATGGCGGTTCCTTCCGGGCAGATCGAGGCTGCTGAGGTTCTGGGGCTTTCCCCGACCCGCATCTTCACGCGGATCATTCTGCCGCAATCGATGCGCAGTATCATCCCCTCCATCGGCAATCTGCTGATCGATACGTTGAAAAGCACATCCGTCATCAGCGTTCTTGCCGTTCCGGACCTGCTTTATTCCGTGCAGCTCATCTACAACAAGACCTACAAGGTCGTGCCGCTGCTGATGGTGGCAACGCTCTGGTACATCACCGTCACCACTATCCTTTCATCGCTGCAATATTACATCGAGCGCTATTTTGCCCGCGGTTCGGCGCGCGAGCTTCCCCCGACACCGCTCCAGCGCGCAAGGGGAATGGCCGCCGATTTCTTCAGAAGGCTCCGGGACAAGCCCGCCGCCACCCAACCGGAACACAAGCGAGACCACGATGCTGTCATTGGTCGTTCCTGA
- a CDS encoding amino acid ABC transporter ATP-binding protein: MLSLVVPEAERPQAILHVMGLRKNYASLEVLKGIDLSVNKGEVLCLIGPSGSGKSTILRCVALLEKYDSGLITLDDQPLGVDFHKGRLRETSPKNLRRQRIRMGMVFQHFNLFGHMTVLSNIIEAPMSVKGMSWDAAVALARSLLERVGLKDKENSYPNQLSGGQQQRVAIARAMAMQPDVLLFDEPTSALDPELVGEVLTVLTDLARSGVTMIVATHEMSFARDVADNVAFLQDGTIVEYGNAKQVITAPAHARTQAFLKRVLAS, translated from the coding sequence ATGCTGTCATTGGTCGTTCCTGAAGCCGAAAGGCCGCAGGCCATCCTGCATGTCATGGGCCTTAGAAAGAACTACGCGAGCCTCGAAGTCCTGAAAGGCATAGACCTGTCGGTGAACAAGGGCGAAGTGCTGTGCCTGATAGGTCCGTCCGGTTCCGGCAAGAGCACCATCCTGCGCTGCGTTGCCCTGCTTGAAAAATACGACAGTGGATTGATCACGCTGGACGACCAGCCGCTGGGGGTTGATTTTCACAAGGGGCGCCTGCGTGAAACCTCGCCGAAAAATCTGCGCAGACAGCGCATTCGCATGGGCATGGTGTTCCAGCACTTCAACCTGTTCGGCCACATGACCGTTCTCAGCAACATCATCGAAGCGCCCATGAGCGTAAAGGGGATGTCATGGGACGCCGCGGTGGCGCTGGCCCGCAGCCTGCTTGAGCGCGTGGGGTTGAAGGACAAGGAAAACAGCTATCCGAACCAGCTTTCCGGTGGGCAGCAGCAACGTGTCGCGATTGCAAGGGCCATGGCGATGCAGCCGGATGTCCTGCTGTTCGATGAGCCGACCAGCGCACTCGATCCGGAACTGGTCGGTGAAGTGCTGACCGTGCTGACCGACCTTGCCCGCTCCGGCGTGACGATGATCGTCGCGACCCATGAAATGAGCTTCGCCCGCGATGTCGCCGATAATGTCGCCTTTCTCCAGGACGGCACCATCGTCGAATACGGCAATGCGAAGCAGGTGATTACCGCGCCGGCACATGCGCGGACGCAAGCTTTTCTCAAACGGGTTCTCGCCTCGTGA